GATGGCGATGAATTTCTGCACTTGTTCCTGCATGCGCCCAAATAAATCGTGTTTTAGGATGTTTTTTTACTGCCTCTTCTAGCTCTTCTAAGTAAAGAGGCTTACGCTCTCGCTGAGAAGTTATATTACTATGCAACATAACTGGCAGATCATGCTTAGCTGCTAAATCATAAACACGATCCAATGCCTCATTATTAGCACGGGGAATATCCCCTGTAGTTAAAGCTGTTAAATTATCATGACGAGTAAATATCTCACCAATACCCTGCCAAAACCCAGGATTCATTTCCAACACACGCTCTATATGCTGATCAGCCATCTTATCTACAGGATTAAACCCTGTTAAAAAAGGATGAAAACGTTTTCTTTGCTCCTCAGATAAATCTTTAACTGCATCAAGTACAATTACATCAGTTGCACTATACCAATAAACAGCAGCATCATCGCCTGCATAATAGCGTGGCTTTTGAGGTTCATCTTCATGCCATTTCTTAGCTACAGCAACACCACTAATCATTACATGATCAATCTTTCCCTTATCCATTGCTTTAAGCAACTTATTCATACCATCTGTATCTTGGAAAAAGTCCACATAATGCAAATGAGCATCTGAATAATGATAATCACGGGCATTAGCTGATAATACAAATAATGCTAAAAAAATAGCTAATATTGACTGAGATAATTGATTTAACCTAGTCAGAATACACATAGATAATAATCCTAATGGATAAATAATATCTATTCTGCCAAATTATTACTATTAGACTCAAAGAAGAAATGCAACAAAATATAAGGGCTTACAATTAGCCTTTTAAACCATAATAGAGTTTTTCCCAAAAAGTATCTTTTGGTCTTTCACGTAAGGGAGAAGTCATTGCTGCAACAGTTGTTTTACCCAATTGTTTATAACTGTAGCGACTTTCCACTAACTGCTGACCTGCTTTAGCAATTTGTTCAGCCTTTTCTGGATTAGCCCTTAACTCTTTTAATTTTTCTTGAATATCTTGTAGATTACGGTATAGAACAATATTCTCCATATCTACAAAACCTAAAGCTTGGTTTTCATCAACACCTTGATCATAAGCGATTAATACACAACCACAAGCCATCGCTTCAAAATTCTTAATCATATACTCGCCAAAACCAACATCAGCACTAACGAAGAACTTAATGCGATTTAAAGTATTAACATACTCTTCACCTGATTTAGTTTTGGTAATAACCAAATTCTCTGCTTTAGCTACAGCTTCTAATGTTTGCTTACGTAAGCTATAGGCCTCATTACGAATACTCCCCACAAAGCCTAATTCAATTTCACGCTCTAACCCTTTATTACAAAGCAATTGTTCATCATAGCCTTTCGGTACAAAAACAGCATCTACACCTTCTTGTTGTAATTTTTTAGCGATACTATGACCTGATACTAATACCCTAGCCCAAGGTAAATGATGATAATATTGGGTAAATTTGCCATGATACTTACCTGCTGCGTAATTTTGCCAAGCATCATGCTCTAAAATAACTAAATTAGGCACAGAACGTATAAAACCTACTTGTTTAATTTCTTTTTTAAAGCGTAAGAAAAATAAAATACGATCATACTGAGAAGTATCTACTTTCTCTTTAAAGTAACGTTTTAAATTTGCTTGCTCATCATCTGTTAACCAGCGAGTATCACAATCGCAATTAGCCTCTATACTTTCATACAGTCTATCTAAAATAATTCGCTGCTCTTTTTGAACAAGAAATAAAACTTTCATAATCACCTTACTAAAAATCTGCGTCCCAAAAACACATCTGGTATCATATGACAATTGTACTGAAAAATAATCCAATTGCAGAGTTTAATTATGACTAAAGAAACAAATCAGTCATGGGGTGGTCGTTTTAATGAGCCAGTAGATGCTTTTGTCGCTCGTTTTACAGCCTCCGTTGATTTTGATAAACGTCTTTATAAACACGATATTATGGGCTCAATTGCCCACGCCAAAATGCTTACTGAAGTAGGTGTATTAACCGCCGTTGAGCGTGATGCTATTATTGAAGGGCTTAGCCAAATTCAACAAGAGATCGAAGCAGGTCACTTTGAATGGCGTGTGGATTTAGAAGATGTTCATATGAATATCGAAGCTAAATTAACTGAGCGTATTGGTGTCACAGGTAAAAAACTTCATACTGGACGTAGTCGTAACGACCAAGTAGCTACCGATATTCGCCTATGGTTGCGCGATGAAATAGACCGCATTAAAGCTGAAGTTACTCGTCTACAACAAGGTATTTTAGAGCTGGCTGAGCGCGAAGCTAATACTATTATGCCTGGTTTTACTCACTTACAAACCGCCCAACCTGTCACCTTTGGTCATCATTTATTAGCATGGTTTGAAATGTTAAGCCGTGATTATGAGCGCCTAGTTGACTGCCGTAAACGGGTTAATCGCATGCCATTGGGTAGTGCTGCATTAGCAGGTACAACGTATCCAATCGACCGTTTAATCACTTGTGACTTACTAGGATTTGAAAGCGTTTCAGGTAACTCTTTAGATGGTGTATCTGATAGGGATTTTGCGATTGAATTCTGTAGTGCCGCCAGCCTTATTATGATGCACCTTTCTCGCTTTTCAGAAGAGCTAGTATTATGGACTAGTGCGCAATTTCGTTTTATTGAATTACCTGATCGTTTCTGTACAGGTAGCTCAATTATGCCACAAAAGAAAAATCCAGATGTACCAGAACTAATACGTGGTAAATCAGGACGTGTTTTTGGTGATTTAACAGGTTTATTAACCTTAATGAAAGGCCAACCATTAGCCTATAACAAAGACAACCAAGAAGACAAAGAACCCCTATTTGATGCCGTAGATACTGTAGCAGATTCATTACGTGCCTTTGCTGATATGGTACCAGCAATCCAAGCCCGTCGTGATAATATGCGAGAAGCAGCCTTACGTGGTTTTTCTACAGCTACAGACCTTGCTGACTATCTAGTACGCAAAGGCTTACCTTTCCGTGATTGCCATGAAATTGTTGGTCATGCGGTGCGTTATGGCGTTGAGCATGATAAAGACTTAGCTGAAATGAGCCTATCTGAATTAAAACAATTCAGTGATAAGATTGAGCAAGATGTGTTTGCTGTGCTAACCCTCGAAGGTTCAGTTAACGCACGAGACCATTTAGGTGGCACTGCACCTGCTCAAGTAAAAGCAGCCATTGAGCAAGGTAAACAACTATTAGCTAATCGTTAGAATACTAATAAGAGGATTATAGCAAAAACAGTCCTTAAACTAGAACACTCTACTACCTATAAAACATTTAAGACTAGTCTTACCAACTAGTCTTTCTTATTTTCATTTCTCAGCCTAGTAGCTACTGGATTCATCTCCTGCAAAAGAGTAAAAGCATCATTTAATAGCAAACTGGAAGCAGAACATACAGCCTGTACTGCTGTACTTTCACACTTATCAAACTCATAAAGACTTTCCAATAAATTAATTACTGCCAGTAACCTACCTGTTGCACATTCAAAAATATCTTCAGCTGCTGCATTAGCATTATAGTAAAGTACATTCTCTTTATTTGACTGCGAAGTAAAATTCAAGGGAATAAAACAAGGGGAGATGTTAGTCGCTTTGCTCATCGTTTAACTCCTGTAATTTGTTTAGCCTCCCTAACCAGATAAGGAGGCAGAACTATGCACAGGTTCGCGGACCGACACACACGGAATCGGCACACCCCGAAAGGTGTCCCGTGCATAGTCCGCCATAAAAACAGGCAAAGCTATACTACCAACTGCTAGATCGTTCTAGCAGCGAGCCGTGTGTGGATGAAACGGGCCGCGACGCCCATGCTATAGATTTTGCTATAGTCTTTTTATTGTAAGGCTAGTTAACGCTAATCAGCAAGTTTTTTACTAAGATGCTAAGACTTAAGTATTTCGCTATAGATTATTACCTTAGCCACAATAATAACTTTAGCTAATCGCTAACTAGGCTAAAACTCTCTATAATAAAATAGAAGACTAATAAAACCACTTACAGTACTATACTCTCCCATGTCATATATTAGTTCTGGCGTAGAATACGCATTACATTGTCTACTTTATCTTAGCCAACCAATCAATGCTAAAGGGGTAAGTGTGCGAGATCTTGCAGAGCTGCAAAATATACCTATTGACTATTTAGCCAAAATTTTTACCAAGCTTCATAAAGCTGGAATTGTCATAGCTACAGAAGGTATAAAAGGTGGCTTCTCTCTTGCTAAAACTGCTGATCAAATCAGTGTGCATGATGTTATTGTTGCTATTGATAACTACAAACCACTGTTTAAATGTAAAGAAATACGGTCTGGCTGTGCTGTTTTTGATAAAAAAATACCTGCAGAAGCGACACAAGGTACCTGTACTATTCATGCAATTATGCTAGATGCAGAACAACAACTACGCGATACTTTATCCCAACAATCACTCGCAGATATTGCCCAAAAAGTGACAAAAAAATTACCCAAAGACTATCCACAACAAGTTATCAAATGGTTAGATCATCGTACAATTAATCGCCAACCCAACAATAAATAACTAAATCTTCCCTTATTTTTATATTAAATAATATACACATACTTGCATTTAATATAAAAACTATATAAATTAACTACGACAAATAATATCCAAGTTTAAAAAGGAAATTTCTTATGAAAATCATGCATATCGATGCAAGTGCAAAAAAGCCTGAACAATCCAACTCTCGTATGTTAGGTAAGTTCTTCTTAGAACAACTAAAAGAACAAGGTGTTAACTTTCAAATAGACTATCTAGACCTTACTAAAGATATTCAACCACATCTAACACCAGAGTTTGTTGTTGCCACATATAAACCCGAAAACGAACGTACCCCAGAAATGAAAGCAGTATTAACTGACTCCGATGCCATGTGCCAACGAGTTATCAGCGCAGATACTTTAGTATGTGCTATGCCTATGTATAATTGGACAATTCCTTCAACCTTTAAAACCTTTATTGATACCATTATTAGAACTGGCGTTACTTACGACCTCTTTCCCGATGGCACTACCAAAGGCAAACTAGCAGGTAAAAAAGTATTATTTATCACTACGCGTGGCGCTGATTTACGTTCAGGTGCTTTTCAACATATGGATGCAATGACCCCCGTACTTAAAGCTGCTTTTAGTTTTCTAGGCATAGATAACCCACAATTTGTAGATGCGCAACCATTACAGTTTTCTGATCCAGAATCACGCTTAGCTGCACTAGCAAGAGCTAGAGAAGAATTAACAACTATTGCCAAACAATGGGCTACAACGATATAAATTAGCAAATATATCATTACTATTTTTTGATTGGCTGCTTATTCAGAGTAATGTAATATGTTGTCTAATTATATTCAAAATATAGCAAGTAAAAGGAACCATCATGGCAGCTAGAGGTATTAACAAAGTTATATTAGTAGGCAATATCGGTAATGAACCAGAAATGCGCTATATGCCTAATGGCAATGCTGTAGCTACTGTTTCATTAGCTACTTCTGACGCATGGAAAGATAAAAATACAGGTGAACAACAAGAGCGTACAGAATGGCATCGCGTAGTATTTTTTGGCAAGCTTGCTGAAATTGTTGGTCAATATGTACATAAAGGTTCTAAACTTTACGTGGAAGGCCGTTTACAAACCCGTAAATGGACCGACCAACAAGGTGTAGATCGCTACTCTACCGAAGTGGTAGTCGATATGGGCGGTACAATGCAATTACTAGATAGCCGCCAAGGTGATGCGGGTGGTTACCAACCTCCCCAACAACCTTATCAACAACAAGCACCTGCTGGCAACCAATATGGCGGACAGCCTGCACCAGCACAACAACCTATGCAGCAACCACAAAATCGTCCTCAACAGCAGCCACAACAACCTGCACCAAACTTTGACGATTTTGATGATGATATTCCGTTCTAAAACTCATAGCTATAACTTTCATCCACTATACCTAGTGGATGAAAGTTAAATAAATTCCTTCTCTTTTCTATATTATTTACTCTTTATCTTCTCAATTTATCCCATCGTATAGTATTTATTTCTACTAAACAGGAATAGGCTATCTTCTATTGTTATTACCTAAAAATAACAAATTACTTTCATCTCAAATTACCCATATGGAGAAATTACAATGAAAGCTGCTATTGTAAGTAAAACTAATCCCGGTCGTGTAGATATAAAAAAAGTAAAAGATCCTGTGATTAAAGCAGGTCAAGCCTTGGTCGATGTTGAATATTGTGGCGTTTGCCATACTGATTTACATGTTGCCAATGGTGATTTTGGAAAAGTACCAGGTCGTATTATTGGTCATGAAGGTATTGGTATTGTTTCCAAAGTGGCGCCTGATGTTACTCATTTAAAAGTAGGTGATCGTGTCAGTATTGCTTGGTTCTACCAAGGATGTGGGATTTGTGAATATTGCTTAACAGGTAGAGAGACATTCTGTCGCCAAGCAAAAAATGCTGGCTTTTCAGTAGATGGCGCAATGGCTGAAAAATGTGTTGTAGAAGCTGATTATGCAGTAAAAGTACCTGATGGATTAGACCCTGCACAAGCAAGCAGCGTTACCTGTGCGGGTGTTACCTGTTATAAAGCAGTTAAAGTATCCCATATTAAACCAAGTCAATGGATTCTTATTTCCGGTTGTGGTGGTTTAGGTAACTTAGCTATTCAATATGCAAAAAATGTATTTAACGCTAAAGTTATTGCTGTAGATATTAACGATGATAAATTAAAACTTGCTAAAAAAATTGGTGCAGATCTAACCTTTAACGCTAAAAAAGAAAAAGATGTTGCTAAAGCTATTCAAGATAAAACAGGTGGTGCTCACGCTGCAATAGTTACGGCTGTATCTAAAGCTGCATTTAATCAAGCAGTAAATGCCGTACGTGCAGGTGCAAAAGTAGTAGCTGTTGGTTTACCACCAGAAACTATGGATCTTTCTATAGTAAAGACCGTATTAGATGGTATTGAAGTAGTAGGTTCTTTAGTGGGTACACGTAAAGATTTAGAAGAAGCTTTTCAATTTGCAGCAGAAGGCAAAGTAGTACCTATCGTAAAAACACGTAAATTAGATGAAGTTAATGATATTTTTGAAGAAATGGAAAAAGGTGAAATCTTAGGCCGTATGGTTGTAGATATGCATAAACATTAATCACTTTTATTTATTTTACAGTGAGGCTAAAATCTATTTAGCGTCACTGCCATTACTTATTAGTAAACCACTCCAACATACTCCTGCTATTTCCTACTAAATAACACTAATTTAATGTTATTTCGGCTATAATAATTTGTTTTTATAGACTGATAAGGAATAATTATGAATACGCCTCCTCAATGTCCCGTATGCAGCATGGAAAACACTTATTTTGATGGTACATTATTTGTATGTCCTGACTGTACCCATGAGTGGGCAGCTGGTGAAGAAAGTACAACTACAACTGGCGAATTAGAAGTAAAAGACTCTAACGGAAATATCCTACAAGATGGTGACTCTGTTATTTTAATTAAAGACCTTAAAGTAAAAGGCTCTTCTCTAGTCATCAAAAAAGGCACAAAAATCAAAAATATTCGCCTTTGTGAAGGTGACCATAATTTAGACTGTAAAGTAGATGGTGTTGGCCTTAAATTAAAATCAGAATTTATGAAAAAGGCTTAACTTTTAATATTACTCTAAAAAATAATTAGAATACTATTAAACTAACTGCTAGATACTTACTCTAATCCTTGCCGTACAATTTATATTAGAAGAAGAGTACAATACGCACTCTTTCTTCTAATAAATAACAGAATCCAATAATTATAGCTCAGCATTTTCTAAGGTTTTTTATGCAATTGCTTCATACTATCAAAGAATTACGCACATGGCGCAAAGATAAAGGATTTATTGGTTTTGTACCCACGATGGGCAATCTTCATGATGGGCATTTACAGCTCGTTAAAGAAGCAAAAAAACTAGCAGATCATGTGGTTGTTAGTATTTTTGTTAATCCTATCCAATTTGGAGAAGGTGAAGACTTCGACTCTTATCCAAGAACCTTAGATCAAGACATGGAAAAACTAGTAGAAGCTGGAGTTTCTGTAGTATTTGCTCCAGAAGTAAAAGAACTCTACCCTATTCCACAAACTGTTTTTATAGAACCATCAAGTATTCAAAATGAACTTTGTGGCATAACTCGCCCTGGCCATTTCAGAGGCGCAGCTACTGTAGTAAACAAACTATTTAATATAGTACAACCTAATATAGCTTGTTTTGGCAAAAAAGATTATCAACAACTGTTTGTTATTAAAGAGATGGTAGCAAATCTAAATATGCCTCTACAAATTATTGGTGTTAATACAGGTCGTGCTAAAGATGGCCTTGCCTTATCAAGCCGTAATGGTTATTTAACTGATGCCGAACGACTACAAGCGCCAACTCTTTATCAAACATTAACCAGCTTACAGCAGACAATTAAAGCAGGAAATCGTGATTATCAAAATCTACTAGATGATGCTAAAAAACAACTTAATGATTCAGGTTGGCAAGTAGAATATATTGAACTACGCAATGCAAATACTTTGCAACCAGCTAAACTTGAAGATACAAAATTAGTTATCTTAGCAGCTGCTCGCCTAGGTAAAACACGTTTAATTGATAATATTGAAATTACTTTATAGCAATAATTTGCACTAGTAACTGCTAGTGCAAATTAATATTTATCAATTAATACTAAGCAAGAACACGTCGAGGAAATAAAAAGCTTAATAAAAATAATGCTGCAGCTGAAACAACAATAGCTGGGCCCGTTGGTGCATTAGAATAATAAGAAAAAGTTAACCCCAAACACACCGCTAACACTCCTAAAATACTAGCACCTATCGCCATTTGTTCAGGGCTTGTTGCATGACGCTGAGCAGTAGCTGCTGGAATAATTAGTAAAGAAGCAATTAATAAAACCCCAACTATTTTCATGGCCACCGCAATAACAATGGCCACTAATAACATCAACGCTAACCTAATAATTGTAACAGGCATACCTTCTACAGCTGATAACTCTTCATGCACTGTAATAGATAACAACTGGCGCCACAAGATAACAATAAGAACTAGCACAAATAAACTACCACCCACAATCCAATATAAATCTATAGGAGTAATAGTAAGAATATCACCAAATAAATAATCCATTAAATCTACACGGACATCTGGCATAAAGCTTAATACAACTAAACCTAATGATAATGTGCTGTGAGCTAATATACCCAATAAAGTATCTGATGCTAAAGGTTGTTTACGTTGTAAACTCACTAACAAAATAGCAATTAAAATACAGCAAACAATTACTGCGAAGGTAAGATTTATTTTTAACATAAATCCCAGTGCTACCCCTAATAAAGAGGCATGGGAAAGCGTATCACCAAAATAAGCCATTTTACGCCAAACCACAAAAGAACCTAGTGGTCCTGCAACAATTGCCAAAGATAACCCTGCAATTAAGGCATAAAGTAGAAAGTCAGGCATGTTTACAGTCATCTCCACATTGATGTGTTTTAATAACCTGACCATGCAGGTTATGTTGATGATCATGGTGGTGATGATAGACAGCAAAACTATTAGCATTAACCCCAAATAATTCTTTAAATGCGGGATCATTACTCACATGCTCGGGATACCCAGAACAACAAATATGTTGATTCAAACAAATAACCTGATTGGTATTAGCCATTACCAAATGTAAATCATGTGAAACCATTAATACACCACAATTATAATGATCACATATTTGGTTAATTAATTGATAAAGCTCTACTTGCCCATTAATATCAACGCCCTGGGTAGGCTCGTCTAATACCAATAATTGCGGTTTACGTAACAATGCCCTTGCTAACAATACTCTCTGTAATTCACCACCAGAGATACTTTGCATTGAACGATCCAAAATATGGGAAGCACCTACTTCTTCCATAGATTTATTAATTTGCTCATTAGAGATATGAGGTATTAGCTTCAAAAACCGTTTAACCGTTAATGGCAAACTAGGATTAAGTTGTAATTTTTGAGGAACATAACCAATAGTTAGCCCTTCTTTTTTCCATATATCGCCAGATGTAGGCTTAATAAGCCCTAACAGTGTTCTTAATAAAGTTGTTTTACCTGCTCCATTAGGCCCAATAATAGTAACAATCTGCCCTGCATAAATGGATAAGCTAATATCATCGAGAATAGTTTGTGCTCGTAGCTTAACATTAACCTGCTTAAGCTCAACTAATAATTCTTTCATCATTATCAATTACGCTCTTGGCAATTATTACATAATCCAACTACTTCTACAGTTTGGCCTGTAATTAAAAAATCTGCTTTCTTAGCAGCAGTTTCAATTGCCTTATTAATAGTAGTCTGCTCCAACTCAAGTACATTATTGCATTGACTACAAATCAAGAAATAACCTTCATGAATATGTGCGGGATGAGCACACCCCACAAATGCATTACGTGAAGCTAAACGATGAATTAGCTGATTTTCTAATAAAAAATCTAATGCACGATACACAGTAGGTGGTGCGGCATTGCGTCCATCCTCTGTAGCTAACACATTAAGAATATCATACGCACCTAATGGTTTATGACTTTGCCAAATAAGTGCTAATACTCTTTTGCGCAAGGAGGTTAAACGAACTCCACGCTCCAGACATAACTGTTCTGCTTGTTGTAAAGCATTATCAATACACTGTTGATGATCATGTTTATGGTGTGACTTAAATGGAGTATTCATAAAGAAAGTTCAATGCTATATTTTGTTATGTTATTATATAACATATTATTGGGAGGAGCTACATGCGTACTATTAAACTTTTTTTCTTTAGTTTGCTATTTGTTACTACATCTATTACTGCACAAGCTAAAGAAATTAAATTACTCACAAGTATTAAACCTTTACAGCTTATCGCCGCAGCTGTTCAAAATGGAATTAACCAGCCAGATGTTCTTCTTCCACTAGGTGCTTCTGCCCATCATTATTCATTAAAACCTAATGACCTACAGCGCATTCAAGATGCCGACCTGTTCTACTGGATAGGCCCTAATATGGAAGTCTTTTTAACCAAAACATTGCAAACACGCACTAAACCTAGTGTTGCTATTCAAGAGCTTGCTAACATTCAATTACGTCATTTTAGTGAAGGACACGAAGAACATGATGACAATGACCACCAACATCAAGCAGGCAGTTTAGATCCTCACCTATGGTTAAACCCTACCAATGCCATTACTATTGCTACTAAAATAACTGAAGATCTGTCTAAGCTAGACCCCTCTAATAAAGATAGATATAAAACAAACTTAGTAGAGTTTCAAAAAGACCTAAATATAACAGATAAAGCTATCCGTCATAGTTTTACTTATACTAAATTAAAACCCTTCTTTGTATTCCATGAAACCTACAACTATTTTGAAGAAACTTACGATATAAAACATAGCGGTGTATTTAGTTTAAACGCTAGCATTCAACCTAGCATAAGACACGTTGCTGAAATGAAACAACGGCTAGCAAAAGCAGGTGATAGCTGTATTTTTTATGAGCCTCCTGTCAAGCCAAAACTAGCAGATACATTGACTCAAGGATTACCTGTTAGTGTATATATGCTTGATGCAATGGGTGCTGAGATAACAATGAATAATCAAGGCTATCCTAAACTTCTGGTATCTTTAGCAGAACAACTACAAACATGTAAATAATAGTCCTGTATAACTATAGATAAGATACTCCTATATCTTATCTATAGTTTTATATTAATGATTCTGTATACTAGGATCTATCCTAACAGGTAAAAATCTCCAAACAAAAAAAGTTAATACTGTTAATAAAAAACCTGCTGT
This portion of the Entomomonas sp. E2T0 genome encodes:
- a CDS encoding amidohydrolase family protein, which produces MCILTRLNQLSQSILAIFLALFVLSANARDYHYSDAHLHYVDFFQDTDGMNKLLKAMDKGKIDHVMISGVAVAKKWHEDEPQKPRYYAGDDAAVYWYSATDVIVLDAVKDLSEEQRKRFHPFLTGFNPVDKMADQHIERVLEMNPGFWQGIGEIFTRHDNLTALTTGDIPRANNEALDRVYDLAAKHDLPVMLHSNITSQRERKPLYLEELEEAVKKHPKTRFIWAHAGTSAEIHRHQKKLDFLLPEVKRLLKTYPNLYIDLSWTVLEPYLIDKDKKPDPKWIELVEEYPDRFLLGSDVVGKFDNLPSYLESFNPFLDALPKDVAHKVARDNFLAILPKAIKNQQE
- a CDS encoding glycosyltransferase; protein product: MKVLFLVQKEQRIILDRLYESIEANCDCDTRWLTDDEQANLKRYFKEKVDTSQYDRILFFLRFKKEIKQVGFIRSVPNLVILEHDAWQNYAAGKYHGKFTQYYHHLPWARVLVSGHSIAKKLQQEGVDAVFVPKGYDEQLLCNKGLEREIELGFVGSIRNEAYSLRKQTLEAVAKAENLVITKTKSGEEYVNTLNRIKFFVSADVGFGEYMIKNFEAMACGCVLIAYDQGVDENQALGFVDMENIVLYRNLQDIQEKLKELRANPEKAEQIAKAGQQLVESRYSYKQLGKTTVAAMTSPLRERPKDTFWEKLYYGLKG
- the argH gene encoding argininosuccinate lyase, which encodes MTKETNQSWGGRFNEPVDAFVARFTASVDFDKRLYKHDIMGSIAHAKMLTEVGVLTAVERDAIIEGLSQIQQEIEAGHFEWRVDLEDVHMNIEAKLTERIGVTGKKLHTGRSRNDQVATDIRLWLRDEIDRIKAEVTRLQQGILELAEREANTIMPGFTHLQTAQPVTFGHHLLAWFEMLSRDYERLVDCRKRVNRMPLGSAALAGTTYPIDRLITCDLLGFESVSGNSLDGVSDRDFAIEFCSAASLIMMHLSRFSEELVLWTSAQFRFIELPDRFCTGSSIMPQKKNPDVPELIRGKSGRVFGDLTGLLTLMKGQPLAYNKDNQEDKEPLFDAVDTVADSLRAFADMVPAIQARRDNMREAALRGFSTATDLADYLVRKGLPFRDCHEIVGHAVRYGVEHDKDLAEMSLSELKQFSDKIEQDVFAVLTLEGSVNARDHLGGTAPAQVKAAIEQGKQLLANR
- a CDS encoding RrF2 family transcriptional regulator, with product MSYISSGVEYALHCLLYLSQPINAKGVSVRDLAELQNIPIDYLAKIFTKLHKAGIVIATEGIKGGFSLAKTADQISVHDVIVAIDNYKPLFKCKEIRSGCAVFDKKIPAEATQGTCTIHAIMLDAEQQLRDTLSQQSLADIAQKVTKKLPKDYPQQVIKWLDHRTINRQPNNK
- a CDS encoding FMN-dependent NADH-azoreductase, whose protein sequence is MKIMHIDASAKKPEQSNSRMLGKFFLEQLKEQGVNFQIDYLDLTKDIQPHLTPEFVVATYKPENERTPEMKAVLTDSDAMCQRVISADTLVCAMPMYNWTIPSTFKTFIDTIIRTGVTYDLFPDGTTKGKLAGKKVLFITTRGADLRSGAFQHMDAMTPVLKAAFSFLGIDNPQFVDAQPLQFSDPESRLAALARAREELTTIAKQWATTI
- the ssb gene encoding single-stranded DNA-binding protein; translated protein: MAARGINKVILVGNIGNEPEMRYMPNGNAVATVSLATSDAWKDKNTGEQQERTEWHRVVFFGKLAEIVGQYVHKGSKLYVEGRLQTRKWTDQQGVDRYSTEVVVDMGGTMQLLDSRQGDAGGYQPPQQPYQQQAPAGNQYGGQPAPAQQPMQQPQNRPQQQPQQPAPNFDDFDDDIPF
- the adhP gene encoding alcohol dehydrogenase AdhP, encoding MKAAIVSKTNPGRVDIKKVKDPVIKAGQALVDVEYCGVCHTDLHVANGDFGKVPGRIIGHEGIGIVSKVAPDVTHLKVGDRVSIAWFYQGCGICEYCLTGRETFCRQAKNAGFSVDGAMAEKCVVEADYAVKVPDGLDPAQASSVTCAGVTCYKAVKVSHIKPSQWILISGCGGLGNLAIQYAKNVFNAKVIAVDINDDKLKLAKKIGADLTFNAKKEKDVAKAIQDKTGGAHAAIVTAVSKAAFNQAVNAVRAGAKVVAVGLPPETMDLSIVKTVLDGIEVVGSLVGTRKDLEEAFQFAAEGKVVPIVKTRKLDEVNDIFEEMEKGEILGRMVVDMHKH
- a CDS encoding zinc ribbon domain-containing protein YjdM; protein product: MNTPPQCPVCSMENTYFDGTLFVCPDCTHEWAAGEESTTTTGELEVKDSNGNILQDGDSVILIKDLKVKGSSLVIKKGTKIKNIRLCEGDHNLDCKVDGVGLKLKSEFMKKA
- the panC gene encoding pantoate--beta-alanine ligase, producing the protein MQLLHTIKELRTWRKDKGFIGFVPTMGNLHDGHLQLVKEAKKLADHVVVSIFVNPIQFGEGEDFDSYPRTLDQDMEKLVEAGVSVVFAPEVKELYPIPQTVFIEPSSIQNELCGITRPGHFRGAATVVNKLFNIVQPNIACFGKKDYQQLFVIKEMVANLNMPLQIIGVNTGRAKDGLALSSRNGYLTDAERLQAPTLYQTLTSLQQTIKAGNRDYQNLLDDAKKQLNDSGWQVEYIELRNANTLQPAKLEDTKLVILAAARLGKTRLIDNIEITL
- the znuB gene encoding zinc ABC transporter permease subunit ZnuB, with the translated sequence MPDFLLYALIAGLSLAIVAGPLGSFVVWRKMAYFGDTLSHASLLGVALGFMLKINLTFAVIVCCILIAILLVSLQRKQPLASDTLLGILAHSTLSLGLVVLSFMPDVRVDLMDYLFGDILTITPIDLYWIVGGSLFVLVLIVILWRQLLSITVHEELSAVEGMPVTIIRLALMLLVAIVIAVAMKIVGVLLIASLLIIPAATAQRHATSPEQMAIGASILGVLAVCLGLTFSYYSNAPTGPAIVVSAAALFLLSFLFPRRVLA
- the znuC gene encoding zinc ABC transporter ATP-binding protein ZnuC, yielding MKELLVELKQVNVKLRAQTILDDISLSIYAGQIVTIIGPNGAGKTTLLRTLLGLIKPTSGDIWKKEGLTIGYVPQKLQLNPSLPLTVKRFLKLIPHISNEQINKSMEEVGASHILDRSMQSISGGELQRVLLARALLRKPQLLVLDEPTQGVDINGQVELYQLINQICDHYNCGVLMVSHDLHLVMANTNQVICLNQHICCSGYPEHVSNDPAFKELFGVNANSFAVYHHHHDHQHNLHGQVIKTHQCGDDCKHA
- a CDS encoding Fur family transcriptional regulator, with the translated sequence MNTPFKSHHKHDHQQCIDNALQQAEQLCLERGVRLTSLRKRVLALIWQSHKPLGAYDILNVLATEDGRNAAPPTVYRALDFLLENQLIHRLASRNAFVGCAHPAHIHEGYFLICSQCNNVLELEQTTINKAIETAAKKADFLITGQTVEVVGLCNNCQERN